A stretch of DNA from Staphylococcus sp. KG4-3:
AGTAAAGGTAAAACTTTAATGACTATCGCACATAAGATAGGAACAATTAAAAGTACTAATGAGATTCTCGTACTTAATGAAGTCAAATAATTCAACGCGTAATCATCATACGTTACTTCAAACATGAGGAATGTATTAAGATTTTATAACTATAAAAAATCAATCATAAGGTTGATGATTATTATAGATGTTTAATCTATGCATTTAAATATATTGAGGAAAGTTCATGGAATATTTGCAAATAAAGATATAAGTAATTATGAATATGTATCAATTTTTATCTAGAAAATTAAATATTATTTGACGCTGTATACCATCAATTTTGAGAGTTTTGACAAGAGAAATGTTAAGTTATTGTAAAAAGCATTGAACAATTTTGTTGTACGTAATAAAACAGTGTTATGAAGTACTCCATTACTTCATTCTTTTTGAGCCACCTTCTCCCTTGGAAGGTGGTTATTTTTTGTGTATTATTTTCAAAATGATTGTTTGAAAATAAATTGAAAAGTGTAAATAAATTTAATAGTAAGAACTTTGATTTTAAATTTATATCAAATAGGTTATTTGTGTTGCGAGTTATTAAATTATGTTATCTTAATTAATGCGCTTTATTTAAAATAATAATTAAGGGTTTGTATAAAACATATCTCCATATTGAGTAGTTCAATTGCGAAAGGAAATACACATTTTGATAATCAATATAAATAGTTTTAATACAAAAAACGAATTAAAAGGAGATTATTGAATTGGAAAAATTACTAACTATCATAGTACCTGTATACAACAAAGCGTATTTTCTAGAAACGTGTATAGAATCTATCAATAAACTTAATATCAATAAAGATAAAATAGAAGCAATTTTCGTTGATGATCGTTCAAGTGATAATTCATTAGAAATTGTTGAATCATTTGCTACTAAATATGATTTTATAAAGGTAATACAATTAGCTGAAAATACAGGTAGCCCATCTGAGCCTAGAAATATAGGTATGAAGAAGGCTACAGGTGAATATATAACTTTCTTAGATGCTGATGATTGGTTAGATCCGGAAGGGCTCCCAATATTATTAAATCAAGCAAAAGTTCATCATTCTGATGTAGCGTTTGGCCAAAGCGTTAAACATTCAGAAAAAGCTATAAAGAAAATTGGGAGATTTAGTTCTTATAAAAATGATAATGATTTGGTTCCATACGAAATTGAAAAAATATTTAGAGCAGTTGGTCCACCGGGCAAAATAATTAAGCGTGATATTATCATTGATAATGAAATTTATTTTAAACATATGGAATACGGCGAAGATAAATTATTTTTTATAGAAGCAATATCTAAATGTAAGACAGCTTCAATGAATCCTAAACCGACTTATCACGTGAATCGTTATACGTATAATCAATCATTAGTTGGTCAAACAGATATAATTGAAAAAACTAAATTAAATTTAACAATTTTAGGTGAAGTTTTGAAACTTGAACTTCCAAGTAACGCAGAGTTTCAAGCGATTAGTCGAATTGTGGAAGTTGATTATATGTCACGATTATTTAAAAATACTAGGTTTTTAAAAGCTGAAAATAAACCCGTATTTTATGAACTATTTGATGAAATGGTATTAATGTTAGCATCATATGGTAAAAATATTGAAGATTATTTATTGACTGATACATTTAAAAATATCTATCAATTTTTAAAGGATAAAGAATATCAAAAATTAATAGAATTTATAAATATACTACAACAAGGTGGTAAAGCAAATAAATTTGTTAAAAATAATCGAGTCCATTTCTTAATGCCAGAAACTTTAAGTGATGCTTTACCAATTAAAGATCCAGTATTTGCTGTATATGAAGGTACACATTTAATAGAGGGAGCTTTTAAAGATGTAATTCGTGTATATAAAGATGATCAAACAATTATTGATAAAGTAATGCTGAATGAAATAAATAATGAAATACATGATGTGACTATCAATTTTGAAATGAATAATAATTATATTTATATCGATACGGAAGATTTGAACCAATGTGATTTTGCATTCAATATATCCTTAATCTATGATGGATACAAATCAATTTATGTGAATATGAATTTACCTAATGCAAGTCAAAGGGCAAGTTTAAACAGACAAAATTTTAAAGCCGAGTTTGTATCGGCAACAAAATCTAGAAATAAAGCTAATAGTTTAAACGAATATTTAACATATAAACCGAATTCGATATCGCTTGTTAAAAAAGCGAATTTATATAAAGATGTTGAATTTAAACAACTTGCTGAAAAAAGTTTAGAAATTGGAGAATTGGTAGATATTGTAGATCTTGTGAAAACTGCTAAAGGTACGCCAAGATTTATCACATCTGATGGTTATTACTTAACTGCTAATAAAAAGAATGTGTACCCTGTTGATAAAGACAAAGAAGGTAAGTATATATGTCGTAAACCTAATGATGTTACTGTATTGAAGAAATGTAAAGAGTACAAAAATAGAAATTTTGAGGGCGAACCAGTTAATATTTTAAATTCAGGTGATAATTTAGAAATTCAAAAAATAGTTTTGTCCTCTAAAGGTACACCAAGACTCAAAACTAACCGTGGCACCTTTATTACGGCAAATCTTGGGTTTGTAACGGAAACATGAATTTTCAAAGATATTTAACATATAATAAATAATGGAATTTAAGCTATGAAGATATCTGTATAGATGTCTTTATAGCTTTTTTCTATTACATAACCATATAAGGTGTGATGTTAAATTTTAATTCATATTCTCATTAAATCATTACTTTTTATTTAAAAATAAAAATGAAATATAAGCAACGTTTTGAATTGTCTAACAATATTAATGAATTCGAAGTACTGTTTTAATATTAAATTTACATAGTTGTGGTTGATTTAATTGTGCATAATACACTTAGGAATTCAAAACTGTTTTGTAAATTGAATAAATTAACAGATAAAGCAAATTTATAGTTAAGTAAGAAAAAACAGACAATTTAATTTCGTATTATCTTATAGTGAATGTAAGGAACGATAGCTAAACAAAATAATTAATTAAAAGCATCGTTTTCAATATAAAAACAGTCATAATAATTAAATTTTAACGAGGAGTGTTTACAATGGAAGGTTTATTCGAAGCAATTAAAAACACAGTTCAAGCTGGTGTCGCAGGAGATGGCGCTAAATTAGGGACAAGCATTGTAAGTATCGTGGAAAATGGTGTAGGTTTAGTATCAAAATTATTCGGATTCTAGATTTTAACTTAATATAAATTAATTAATGAAGGAGCATTCAAATGACTAAATTAGCAGAAGCAATTGCAAACACAGTAGAAGCAGCGAAATCAGGTAATGGTGCAGATTTGGGTTCAAGTATTGTAGATATCGTATCAAGTGGTGCAAGCTTAGTAGGAAAACTATTTGGACTATAAGTCTTTTATAAATAAAAAATACAAATTAAAGGGGTAATTAATTATGGCAGGATTATTTGAAGCAATCAAAGAAACAGTACAAGCAGGTATCGCAGGAGACGGCGCTAAATTAGGAACAAGCATTGTAAGTATCGTGGAAAATGGTGTAGGTTTAGTATCAAAATTATTCGGATTCTAGATTTTAATTTAATATAAATTAATTAATGAAGGAGACATTCAAATGACTAAATTAGCAGAAGCAATTGCAAACACAGTAGAAGCAGCGAAATCAGGTAATGG
This window harbors:
- a CDS encoding beta-class phenol-soluble modulin, whose protein sequence is MEGLFEAIKNTVQAGVAGDGAKLGTSIVSIVENGVGLVSKLFGF
- a CDS encoding beta-class phenol-soluble modulin, translated to MTKLAEAIANTVEAAKSGNGADLGSSIVDIVSSGASLVGKLFGL
- a CDS encoding beta-class phenol-soluble modulin — its product is MAGLFEAIKETVQAGIAGDGAKLGTSIVSIVENGVGLVSKLFGF
- a CDS encoding glycosyltransferase family 2 protein translates to MEKLLTIIVPVYNKAYFLETCIESINKLNINKDKIEAIFVDDRSSDNSLEIVESFATKYDFIKVIQLAENTGSPSEPRNIGMKKATGEYITFLDADDWLDPEGLPILLNQAKVHHSDVAFGQSVKHSEKAIKKIGRFSSYKNDNDLVPYEIEKIFRAVGPPGKIIKRDIIIDNEIYFKHMEYGEDKLFFIEAISKCKTASMNPKPTYHVNRYTYNQSLVGQTDIIEKTKLNLTILGEVLKLELPSNAEFQAISRIVEVDYMSRLFKNTRFLKAENKPVFYELFDEMVLMLASYGKNIEDYLLTDTFKNIYQFLKDKEYQKLIEFINILQQGGKANKFVKNNRVHFLMPETLSDALPIKDPVFAVYEGTHLIEGAFKDVIRVYKDDQTIIDKVMLNEINNEIHDVTINFEMNNNYIYIDTEDLNQCDFAFNISLIYDGYKSIYVNMNLPNASQRASLNRQNFKAEFVSATKSRNKANSLNEYLTYKPNSISLVKKANLYKDVEFKQLAEKSLEIGELVDIVDLVKTAKGTPRFITSDGYYLTANKKNVYPVDKDKEGKYICRKPNDVTVLKKCKEYKNRNFEGEPVNILNSGDNLEIQKIVLSSKGTPRLKTNRGTFITANLGFVTET